The following proteins are co-located in the Cryptosporidium parvum Iowa II chromosome 6, whole genome shotgun sequence genome:
- a CDS encoding hypothetical protein (similar to cell cycle control protein cwf2) — MDKVPVEFKRKPTVEELKRPARAQSDGSLQSNLAYKEGGELYNIWYGKYQFDYDKRGKVASKTKCIPDKDSGWTKADQDPNTKSYFCLYFAKGACVNGSKCKYFHRIPTEEDDRLVSPMYDVFGRERHAQHKDDMTGTGSFNKECRTIFVGDLYINRSKSNYLEGVNKVIKKEFSVWGPVDYIRVIPSKNIAFVRYFLRSSAEFAKAAMENQIIFKGQTDPITVRWAYDDPNPTSMENSKKRNAEEVEEFVSNLDIEKKSRSDLQVNNETEGFFSHIDSTSHNVPSEEVLKIQKDYYRVEKILESIKSCQTKNLCKSTNIEKGNSEDDESEKQENSIYDVIL; from the coding sequence ATGGACAAAGTTCCAGTCGAATTTAAAAGGAAGCCAACAGTTGAAGAACTGAAGAGGCCAGCTAGAGCTCAGAGTGATGGTTCTCTCCAGAGCAACTTGGCATATAAGGAAGGAGGAGAACTATATAATATATGGTATGGAAAGTACCAATTTGACTATGATAAGAGGGGGAAAGTGGCTTCAAAGACAAAATGTATCCCTGATAAAGACTCTGGATGGACAAAAGCAGACCAGGATCCAAACACTAAGAGTTATTTTTGTCTTTATTTCGCAAAAGGAGCTTGTGTGAATGGTTCAAAATGCAAATACTTTCATAGAATTCCAACAGAGGAGGATGATAGATTAGTTTCTCCAATGTATGATGTATTTGGGAGAGAAAGGCATGCTCAACACAAAGATGATATGACTGGGACAGGTTCTTTTAACAAGGAATGTAGAACAATATTTGTTGGAGACCTTTATATTAATAGGTCAAAAAGTAATTACTTGGAGGGAGTAAACAAGGTCATTAAAAAGGAGTTTTCAGTTTGGGGCCCAGTGGACTACATAAGAGTGATTCCAAGTAAGAATATTGCATTTGTTCGATACTTCTTAAGATCATCAGCGGAGTTTGCCAAAGCAGCCATGGAAAATCAGATAATTTTCAAAGGGCAGACAGATCCAATTACCGTGAGATGGGCATATGATGACCCAAATCCAACAAGTATGGAGAATAGTAAGAAGAGAAATGCAGAGGAAGTGGAGGAATTCGTGTCGAACTTGGACATAGAAAAGAAATCCAGATCAGATTTACAGGTAAATAATGAAACTGAAGGTTTTTTTAGCCATATTGATAGCACAAGTCACAATGTTCCATCAGAAGAAGTATTGaagattcaaaaagatTATTATAGAGTTGAGAAAATTCTAGAGTCAATTAAAAGCTGccaaacaaaaaatttgtGCAAATCTACAAACATTGAAAAAGGCAATTCCGAGGATGATGAATCagaaaaacaagaaaaCTCTATCTACGATGTTATTCTATAG
- a CDS encoding degraded Zn-finger +bbox Zn finger protein, with translation SHGNQVINSTRKVKKGVKMLENKNSANKDNASTRDPRAMNINNSIGKLFEQFSSSEESKINMDDRICMHCWISKSTLYCSTCMCFYCASCAHMNHVSAGSYHDIISVQHLSISRTDTAKSLQEKQKNQCKRHKNKELTYCCTSCNYMLICETCIIIDGHGSHLLLTLAEAIPRGRQILLQSLSSLNAASFYMSQKISEISALAEQRKTIFENNLLNVEDTQKSLTRAITSEEQLLFTELNLLASKLDRGGKDICNSCVDLKELLVSVCGEVSIILQLAKDSPSHSLNRYVKISNVVKGTLDSSYRVLVPELQHLSVPYWNLFPDVIDDVLNDTNKYTQEHIDHAMKLSDAITKIASGDISVVEDIGPINVQVYSQGKQGDRAARAKVHKIFTSKLKMIQHEKLKNIQNPLIAPKSSLKLDPTKSKAKSKAAQTGPKLQEWLGLRDWKNNQSKKQNVTINKNLPAFKMMNEINNSANKAKKSIFDDFGLMRALSDGDIKVDEIVEKDIEIMTIGRDKKLEAIGRTKEEKLKTEEFYESQVHFTGTLMGACIYTKKEDGSEVFKMDYELTQINIKYCFPFIVIYDASNTGDQNSKDSSIRENSNIIDKAHSVKGEIGYTLPTISPGLERIDIPIILGKIEKPRNSLFVADIRQSNIRIQSIHSNSITPETSKFLGAAANSWKPIEDGFEISNVIKGNTIDSWVFSCIDFNNAEKWISMLKGEDSDVKSCIQKIGTARLCVKSLNKRNSFKMSNSKLTKNPTGSNDERAFIDVVPNVPNNTREKLLISTQPDHHELTQTIVYEDDEGEYYEEQEIDLPDVMSIRLDRKLSAKKTKSLEKLMIPSILKVGKEPVIQIEKLYVIGSSLNANPLQVVVLTKSNLYITSAEIFEKNLSHDLLLDEYSIHEKCFTDNIQLSDSTHPNDVSSRFSIISSNLKESPTSNDNSSNSNNFGFEYRDHGRSLPSNTATNDKNNNSSYSNAATITFICPTKDSELIWLDSIHNHTKKKPLKYWRQILDGIIVRHRRITRSPKSSKGSRSSKPSSILPGSRHRSSIKFEDSDRFTDTSIQNQKLESETKNHNYKDSHLENSKVKKTNGTHATHSDIQEHTSMSDQEKKSTREVNLSKHNSESSNHLKNNQSLVRFNLDNHHNVEKSHRIPSTKSSHASNDFQHIFKEGSFS, from the coding sequence TCCCACGGTAATCAGGTAATAAATTCAACTAGAAAAGTCAAGAAGGGAGTAAAAATGCTCgaaaacaaaaattcaGCAAATAAGGATAACGCAAGCACGCGGGATCCGAGAGcaatgaatataaataatagcATAGGGAAGCTATTTGAACAGTTCAGTTCTAGTGAAGAATCCAAGATCAATATGGATGATAGAATATGTATGCACTGTTGGATTTCTAAAAGCACTCTCTACTGTAGCACATGTATGTGCTTCTACTGTGCATCATGTGCTCATATGAATCATGTTTCTGCGGGTAGTTACCATGACATTATATCAGTACAACATTTGTCAATATCTAGAACAGATACAGCAAAGAGCCTTCAGGAAAAGCAAAAGAATCAATGTAAAAGacataaaaataaagaattgaCTTATTGCTGTACAAGCTGTAATTATATGTTAATTTGTGAAACATGTATAATTATAGACGGGCATGGGTCTCATCTGTTATTAACATTGGCTGAAGCTATTCCAAGGGGAAGACAAATTCTTCTGCAATCTCTCTCATCTCTTAATGCAGCTTCGTTTTATATGTCGCAAAAGATTTCGGAGATTTCGGCCTTAGCAGAGCAGCGCAAAACTATCTTTGAAAATAACCTATTAAATGTTGAAGATACCCAAAAATCCTTAACAAGGGCAATAACATCAGAAGAACAGCTTCTATTCACAGAACTTAACCTATTAGCGAGCAAACTTGATCGTGGAGGGAAAGATATATGCAATAGTTGTGTTGATCTTAAAGAATTACTCGTAAGTGTTTGTGGTGAGGTTAGTATTATACTTCAGCTAGCCAAAGACTCTCCAAGCCATTCCCTTAATAGATATGTAAAGATTAGTAATGTTGTTAAGGGAACTTTAGATTCTTCATATAGAGTATTGGTTCCGGAACTTCAACATTTGAGTGTTCCATATTGGAATTTATTTCCGGATGTCATTGATGATGTGTTAAATgatacaaataaatatactCAGGAGCATATAGATCATGCAATGAAATTATCTGATGCAATTACAAAAATTGCCTCAGGAGATATTTCTGTTGTTGAGGACATTGGACCAATTAATGTTCAAGTTTATTCACAAGGCAAACAAGGTGATCGAGCTGCTAGAGCCAAAGTtcataaaatatttacaagCAAACTAAAAATGATTCAGCATGAGAAGCTGaagaatattcaaaatccTTTAATTGCTCCAAAAAGTTCACTCAAGCTTGATCCAACAAAAAGCAAGGCAAAATCAAAAGCAGCTCAAACTGGCCCCAAATTGCAAGAATGGCTGGGACTACGTGATTGGAAGAATAATCAATCAAAGAAACAAAATGttacaataaataaaaatctaCCAGCTTTTAAAATGatgaatgaaattaataattctgcCAATAAAGCCAAAAAGTCCatttttgatgattttgGTTTGATGAGAGCACTTTCTGATGGAGATATCAAAGTTGATGAAATTGTTGAAAAAGATATCGAAATTATGACAATTGGTAGAGATAAGAAACTTGAAGCTATAGGAAGaacaaaagaagaaaagttAAAGACAGAAGAATTCTATGAATCTCAAGTACATTTTACTGGTACACTTATGGGTGCATGTATATATACTAAAAAAGAGGATGGAAGTGAAGTGTTTAAGATGGACTATGAACTAACTCAAATTAACATCAAGTACTGCTTTCCATTTATTGTAATTTATGATGCAAGTAATACTGGAGATCAAAATTCCAAAGATTCTTCTATAAGAGaaaattctaatattattgataaagCTCATTCTGTTAAAGGAGAAATTGGATATACATTACCTACTATATCCCCAGGATTAGAGAGAATTGATATCCCAATTATCCTTGGGAAAATAGAAAAACCCAGGAATTCGTTATTTGTTGCAGATATACGTCAATCAAATATCAGAATCCAATCAATACACTCCAATTCTATTACACCTGAGACTTCCAAATTCCTGGGTGCAGCAGCTAACTCTTGGAAACCTATTGAAGATGGATTTGAAATTAGTAATGTAATTAAAGGAAATACTATTGATTCTTGGGTATTTTCATGTATAGATTTTAACAATGCTGAAAAATGGATTTCAATGCTTAAAGGTGAGGATTCAGATGTCAAATCTTGCATACAAAAGATTGGAACCGCTAGATTATGCGTCAAATCACTTAATAAGAGAAATAGTTTTAAAATGTCCAACTCTAAATTGACCAAGAATCCAACAGGAAGTAATGATGAACGAGCATTTATTGATGTTGTGCCAAATGTACCAAATAATACTAGAGAGAAACTCCTTATTTCTACTCAACCTGATCATCATGAACTCACTCAAACAATTGTTTATGAGGATGATGAAGGAGAGTATTATGAAGAAcaagaaattgatttaCCAGATGTTATGTCAATCAGGCTGGATAGAAAACTCTCTGCAAAGAAAACTAAATCTCTCGAAAAGCTTATGATACCATCAATCCTTAAAGTAGGAAAGGAACCAGTTattcaaattgaaaaattatatgTTATTGGATCATCATTAAATGCAAATCCCTTACAAGTCGTTGTTTTAACCAAGAGCAATCTATATATCACTTCTGCTGAaatctttgaaaaaaaCCTTTCACATGATTTACTTTTGGATGAATATTCTATACATGAAAAATGCTTTACAgataatattcaattgaGTGATTCTACTCATCCTAACGATGTATCCTCTAGATTCTCCATTATTTCATCCAACTTAAAAGAATCCCCAACAAGTAACGATAACTCatcaaattcaaacaaCTTTGGTTTTGAATACAGGGATCACGGTCGTTCTCTTCCCTCTAACACCGCCACTAATGacaaaaataacaattcAAGTTATTCTAATGCAGCTACAATTACATTTATTTGTCCAACAAAAGATAGTGAACTCATTTGGCTGGACTCTATTCATAACCATACAAAAAAGAAACCACTCAAGTATTGGAGGCAAATCCTAGATGGTATCATTGTTAGGCATAGAAGGATAACACGTTCTCCAAAATCCTCGAAAGGTTCCAGATCATCAAAACCTTCGAGTATTCTCCCTGGATCCAGACATAGATCCtcaataaaatttgaagataGTGATAGGTTCACTGATACATCTATTCAAAACCAAAAACTAGAATCTGAAACTAAAAATCATAATTACAAAGATAGCCATCTTGAAAATTctaaagtaaaaaaaacGAATGGTACACATGCAACCCATTCTGATATTCAAGAACATACTAGCATGTCtgatcaagaaaaaaaatccaCTCGTGAAGTTAATCTCTCTAAACACAATTCTGAAAGCTCAAATCATCTCAAAAATAACCAAAGTCTGGTTAGATTCAACTTGGATAATCATCATAATGTTGAAAAAAGCCATCGCATTCCTTCTACCAAAAGTTCCCATGCTTCTAATGATTTTCaacatatttttaaagagGGCTCATTCTCTTGA
- a CDS encoding tubulin beta chain, with product RMREIVHIQGGQCGNQIGAKFWEVISDEHGIDPTGTYHGESDLQMERINVFYNEASGGRYVPRAILVDLEPGTMDSVRAGPFGSLFRPDNFIFGQSGAGNIWAKGHYTEGAELLDAVMDVVRHEAESCDCLQGFQITHSLGGGTGSGMGTLLVGKIHEEFPDRILQTFSVFPSPKVSDTVVEPYNATLSIHQLVENSDAVQVIDNEALYDICFRTLKLTNPSYGDLNHLVSVAMSGVTCCLRFPGQLNSDLRKMCVNLVPFPRLHFFMIGFAPLTSRGSQQYRSLSVAELTQQMFDAKNMMCASDPRHGRYLTASVMFRGRMSTKEVDEQMLLVQNRNSSYFVEWIPNNIKSSVCDIPPKGLKMASTFVGNSTAIQEMFRRVAEQFTSMFRRKAFLHWYTGEGMDEMEFTEAESNMNDLVSEYQQYQDVPVEEDEYPDDEHHIEA from the exons AGAATGAGAGAAATTGTTCATATTCAGGGAGGACAATGTGGGAACCAGATTGGTGCTAAATTCTGGGAAGTCATTTCTGATGAGCACGGGATCGACCCT ACTGGTACTTATCATGGAGAATCAGATTTACAGATGGAACGTATTAATGTTTTCTACAATGAAGCTTCGGGTGGAAGATACGTTCCAAGAGCGATTTTGGTAGATCTTGAGCCAGGAACAATGGATTCAGTTAGAGCTGGTCCTTTTGGATCATTATTTAGACCTGATAACTTCATTTTTGGTCAAAGTGGAGCTGGTAATATTTGGGCCAAAGGTCATTATACAGAGGGAGCTGAACTCTTAGATGCTGTAATGGATGTAGTTAGACATGAGGCAGAATCTTGTGATTGCTTACAGGGTTTCCAAATCACTCACTCTTTGGGAGGTGGTACAGGATCAGGTATGGGTACTTTGTTGGTTGGAAAGATTCATGAAGAATTCCCAGATCGTATTTTGCAGACCTTTTCAGTATTCCCATCTCCAAAGGTATCAGATACTGTAGTAGAGCCCTACAATGCAACCTTATCAATTCACCAGTTGGTTGAAAATTCGGATGCTGTTCAAGTAATCGATAATGAAGCCTTGTATGATATTTGCTTTAGAACATTGAAACTAACAAATCCATCTTATGGAGATTTGAATCACTTGGTTTCAGTTGCTATGTCTGGCGTAACTTGTTGCCTACGTTTCCCAGGTCAACTAAACAGTGACTTAAGAAAGATGTGCGTTAACTTGGTTCCTTTCCCAAGATTACACTTCTTCATGATTGGGTTTGCACCTCTAACATCAAGAGGTTCTCAACAATACAGATCTTTATCAGTTGCAGAGCTTACCCAACAAATGTTTGATGCAAAGAATATGATGTGTGCTTCAGACCCTCGACATGGAAGATATCTCACAGCTAGTGTAATGTTCAGAGGAAGAATGTCAACAAAGGAAGTTGATGAACAGATGCTTTTGGTTCAAAACAGAAACTCATCTTATTTTGTTGAATGGATTCCAAATAATATCAAGTCATCAGTTTGTGATATTCCTCCAAAAGGATTGAAGATGGCTTCAACCTTTGTTGGAAACTCTACTGCCATCCAGGAAATGTTCAGACGTGTTGCTGAGCAATTCACTTCCATGTTCAGGAGAAAGGCCTTCTTGCACTGGTATACTGGAGAGGGAATGGATGAGATGGAATTCACTGAAGCTGAGAGCAATATGAACGATTTAGTTTCTGAATATCAACAATATCAAGATGTTCCAgttgaagaagatgaataCCCAGATGACGAACATCATATTGAGGCTTAA